From a region of the Colias croceus chromosome 14, ilColCroc2.1 genome:
- the LOC123697162 gene encoding 40S ribosomal protein S12, mitochondrial, with product MNFLRKGISLLSLGIRTQCSTYQAITQAATTASQPAVSQGLISRAMASLAQMHKTGPHIKYRKSRNPLLGNPFAKGVVLKTLIKKPKKPNSANRKCVLVRLSNGKEMVAYVPGIGHNLQEHNIVLVRVGRVKDCPGVKLKCVRGKYDLPHVIKQKV from the exons atGAACTTTTTAAGGAAAGGCATTTCTCTCCTTTCCCTTGGTATAAGAACACAATGCAGCACTTATCAag CAATAACTCAGGCCGCCACAACAGCCAGTCAGCCAGCagtaagccaaggtttaatcTCGAGGGCCATGGCGTCCCTCGCGCAAATGCACAAGACGGGACCTCACATCAAATATAGGAAATCTAGAAACCCTCTGCTAGGAAATCCTTTTGCCAAG GGTGTAGTACTAAAGACGCTAATAAAGAAGCCAAAGAAGCCGAACTCAGCGAACCGCAAGTGTGTGCTCGTGCGCCTCTCGAACGGCAAAGAGATGGTCGCGTACGTGCCCGGCATTGGGCACAACTTGCAGGAGCATAACATCGTGCTCGTTAGGGTTGGACG TGTAAAAGATTGTCCCGGAGTGAAACTAAAGTGCGTGCGCGGGAAGTACGATCTGCCGCACGTGATCAAGCAGAAGGTGTAA
- the LOC123697159 gene encoding lactose-binding lectin l-2-like produces the protein MRTQLAAFFLFISYVQCALPRGYVVNKSLGAAYRLVYNSRAWPDANEHCMDEGGHLAVPRSEEEFNFLQKLVRAMHYPSVSDTDNKLVVWLGITNIEDYKIWKNLYGEDITTTGFHKWAGENGQSFSDDPSEPHCAAMDPANPGLRDYWCHRRQPYLCQIDLQT, from the exons ATGAG gaCACAATTAGCTGCATTCTTCCTATTTATAAGCTACGTGCAATGCGCCCTTCCTAGAG GGTACGTGGTGAACAAATCCCTAGGTGCTGCATACCGGTTGGTGTATAACTCTAGAGCCTGGCCAGATGCCAACGAACACTGCATGGATGAAGGGGGCCACCTCGCTGTTCCTAGATCTGAG gAGGAGTTCAACTTCCTACAGAAGTTAGTGCGAGCGATGCACTACCCCAGTGTAAGTGACACAGATAACAAACTAGTAGTGTGGCTCGGCATCACTAACATCGAGGATTACAAGATTTGGAAGAATTTATacg GTGAAGATATAACGACTACAGGATTTCACAAATGGGCCGGTGAAAATGGCCAGAGTTTCAG CGACGACCCCTCAGAACCCCACTGCGCCGCCATGGACCCCGCCAACCCCGGCCTCCGCGACTACTGGTGTCACCGCCGGCAACCCTACCTCTGCCAAATAGATCTACAAACTTAA